The following nucleotide sequence is from Leucoraja erinacea ecotype New England chromosome 2, Leri_hhj_1, whole genome shotgun sequence.
TGACCTAAAAGTGAACGGAGCTTGAAAagtataaaacaaaataaatgtcatGTCAAAATGTTTGGCATTGACATGTTTGGgtaatttttaaaaaacactGCACAGATATTGTTGTATGCCAGTCTTAGATACTGGAAGCAATGTCTCAAAAATAGGTTTCTTGTACTCCTAAAAAGACACATGTTCAGTAGAACAGATTATTTTTATTGATTTGACACAGTaaatatgaaaaataaatgtttttgatGATGTTGTGGatagaaaagatgaaataacctTTAACACAATATAATTCACTTTGTGAAAATAGATTAAAACAATAAACAGTAAGAATTCTCAAGCAAAGCAGAATTTTATAAGACTGATAACATTCACAAGTAAAAAGtttacaattaacaattttttgaggtttgaaaataatttgtatgtaaaaacaaaTCACTTGTTCTCTTTGTAATTTAGATCGGTCTCAAGTTGGTTGTCGGGAGCTCAGATCAACCAAATACATTTCTGATGGTCTGTGCACAAGTATCAATCCAGTGAAGGAGCTGGTGTGTGCAGGAGAGTGCTTACCAGTGCCAGTGCTTCCTAATTGGATTGCAGGTTATGGCAGGAAATACTGGAGTAGACGTAACACACAAGAGTGGCGTTGTGTGACTGACAAGACTCGTACTGAGAGAATTCAGCTCCAATGCCAGAATGGAGGGACACGAACCTACAAAATTACAGTAGTCACTTCTTGCAAGTGCAAGAGGTACACACGACAACACAATGTGTCAAGCATTGCCAACTTCGAGGAGGCATTACCAGCAAGCAAGAGAAGATCCAGAGGCAAAAAAAGATCCCGTAAGATTCACCAAGAGGAGACCAAACGTAGAAGAAATTGGCctgaaatggaagatagacagtgATGTTTATGCACCATATGAACTGTTTTATGTAAGAATGAACTGTCCA
It contains:
- the sostdc1a gene encoding sclerostin domain-containing protein 1a — translated: MISQPFDCTFFVIACIFFKCCLAFDKAAEQTKNDATEVFHNLKVALHESPSNLTLNQARNGGRQPNPSDLDHKDRSQVGCRELRSTKYISDGLCTSINPVKELVCAGECLPVPVLPNWIAGYGRKYWSRRNTQEWRCVTDKTRTERIQLQCQNGGTRTYKITVVTSCKCKRYTRQHNVSSIANFEEALPASKRRSRGKKRSRKIHQEETKRRRNWPEMEDRQ